In Streptomyces sp. NBC_00344, the genomic window GCCCGGCGCGACTTTCAGATCGCCGACCGTGTCCGCCTCGATGTTGCCGTGGGTGTAGTCGAGTGTGACGCGGACGCCGGTGAGGAGGTTGGTGATGCCGGGGTCGTCGTAGGGGTCATTGACCAGTGCGGCCTCGCCCAGCTTCTTCACGTTGGTGTATCCGTCCGCGTACGCGCACAGCGGCTGCGGCACGAGGTCCGGCACTTCGAAGGGGGGCGGCGAGGGGTGCGGGAGCCGGGACACGTCCAGGGAACCGGTCGGGGACGGCGGGCAGTCGGTCCGTGTGGCGGACGGGCTCGGTGCGACGCGGATGGCGTCCCTGGGAGCCGGGCGGGCGTTCTTGCCGCCGGCCGTCGCGGAGGGCGAGGGCACGGGCAGCGTGCTCTCCCCGGACACCGGGACCCTGGCAAGCGTCAGGTCCTGCTCCACCGCGACGGAGCACTTCACCCGGACTGGCTCGGCGGCTGCCGGCGGGGCCGGCGGGGCCGGCGGCGCACCGTGGCTCGCCGTCGGGCTGGGGGTCGCGGACCGGATGGGAGCCAGTTCGAAGGCGAGCGCGCCGGCCCGGAAGACCACCGGGCCCGCTGCCGGAACGGTCACCGAAGGGACCTGGCCCGCGAACTCGACCGCCAGGTCGTCGCTTTCGGGGATCACGGTCCGTTCCGCAGCCAGATCCGCCCATGCGGCCACCGCCTGATCGGTGCCCTGTGAGACGCCCGCCGTCAGCGTGGCCGATCCGGTGACGGCGTCGGAGTCCAGCGGTACAAGACGGCCGAGCACCGTCTGCGGAAGGGAGATGCCGATCGTCACCTCACCCGGCTGAATGGCCTGGCCCGCCACACCGGATTCCGGAAAGCTGCCGATGAATTCAACGTCGATTCGCTGTGCGCCGGAGGGGAACTGGCAGAGATAGGAAAGCTCCGCCTTCACTTGCTGGTCCTTTGCATGCGATACGCCCATGGGCAGGAAACCGGCCACCAGGGCACAAAGCCCAAGGGCGGCGATACGTGCGATGCCTCGCCCGCCAATGGCCCATCTCATCGCACGTCTCCTTGTACGCAAATAGCTGACTCCCAAGGGGAGATGAGTCAATTCGGCGCACACGCCGACGAGCTCAGAGAATCACTGCGGTACCGGGACGCGGACTCTACGTTCGCAATCATGCAGTACACAAGTGATAGGCACCGGGAGCACGAACAGCCCAAGGAATTGTCAGGAGATGACAAGTACCCGCAGCGCACCTTGTCTCCCGGTGCGTATACCGCGCGTGACAGCGGGGCTCCGCGGCCCTGGGGGGCCGGGGCCACGGAGCCCCTGAAGGGAAGCCTCGCGGGGAAGGAGGTCCGATGTGGATTCCCGGGCCGGCGAACCGGAGCCCAGGGGACCGGGCGCCGGTGTCCGGCGATGGGCGGGAACAAGTTACGGCGAAGTCACCGTCAGGGCCGGCGAGACGACGTACGAGGACACGAATGTCGTGGCGTCACCGTTGTTGATGAGGCCGAGGCACCCGGTGGCGTTGTAGGGACGCAGGTTTCCACCGCTGACCGCGAGCGTGTGGGTGGAGTTGGTGTAGGTGGCGTTCACCGAGCCCGATCCGGTGTTGGCACCGCTCGGTCCGTCGATGTCGGCATTGCAGGTGGCGCCACTGAGCTTGGCGGAAATCCCGGTGATGGTACCCGTGGTGACCCCCGTGGAGGCGTTGTACGAGACGGCGTTGAGCTTCCAAGGCAGCTTGTTCGGTGTGACGGTGAACTTGATGCCGAGCGGCCCTGAGCAGGTGGTGAAGCTGATGGTCTTGATGTCCGCGAGACCGGTGCCGGAGAGTCCCGAGCCGGTCTTCGCGGTGCCGGTGGCCGACGACGAGACACAGTTCAGCTGGGTGCCGGTCTTGGTGTCGGTGAGCGTGGTCTTTCCCGCGGTACCGGTGAAGTTCGGACCACCGGAGACCGTCCAGGTGGCCGTGGTGGTGGCCGAGGCCGAGGTGGCGGCGAATCCGGCTGCCGCGACCATGGCGACGGCGACGGTGGCGGCATTTCTTGCGAGCTTGCGCACGGGGAATTTCCCTCCGGGAAGTTGGGGCGTACCTGATAGGCCGGCGCAACGCCCGTAAAGAGACGGCGATCCGGCCATAGCGGCTCACTTCATGGAACGCGGTGCCGAATTACTCCGGCCACCCGGTCGAGCACCTTGCAATGGCGACGTTACGAGCGGGTAACCCGACGCCGCAATAGCAGTTGGCGAATTTAGGACCAACGTCTTACCGGCGGTTACTTTCTTGTCCTCCAACTAGCAGATCACCGCCGAGTCTTATCCCGAAGTGAGCACTCGGCCTCCCTGCGCACCGCAGTACCGCGGCGCTGGGACGTGGCGACCCTCCGCGTACGGGGTACTGCGCTCCGCCCACACCCTGGTCTATCTTCAGCAGCCGCACCCCATGACGTCCGGCGACCGTGAGAGCGCTTACCGGACGCAGGACCGCAGGCCCACGGGGTACTGGAACGAGGGGGAGACACCATGCCCGGACCGGCACACTCACCGGATGCGGACGAACCGCTCAGCCCTCTCCCGCAGGAGTTCGCGGCGATCATGCGTCCCGAACTACCCAGTCTCATAAAGGAGATAGCGGCGGAGGTGACCAGGGCATATCCCGAGTACGCCCGCTTATTGAGCGGGCCCTACCGGGAGTCGATCCGGGTCGGCGTGGAGCAGAACCTCACCGTCTTCGTCGATCAGGTCGCATCCCCCACGGCGTCCTCCACGGTCCGCGACGAGATGTGCCGGAGGTTCGGCAGATTCGAGGCCTACGAGGGCCGCAGTCTGGACACACTCCAGGGCGCCTACCGCCTCGGGGCAAGAGTGGCACTCCGGCGGGCAAAGAGAGTCGGCCGCCGCTACAACCTCTCCCCCGCACTGATGCTGAGCTTCGCGGACGCGCTCTTCGCCTATGTGGACCAATTGGAATCCGTGACCCGCGAAGGATATCTGGATGTGGAGTCCCCGGCGGCGGGCGAGCGCACCGCAGCCCTGCGCCGACGGCTCCTGCACCTCATTCTCGCAGGCTCACCGGTCTCCCGGACGTCCATCGCGGACCTCGCGGACCAGGCTGCTTGGCCCCTGCCGGAATCGGTCACCATGGTGGCACTGCCCAGCAGATCGGCCGTATCCGCGGGGGCTTTCGCAGGCGATGTCATCGCCGATATGAATGATCCCCAGCCCCATCTGCTCATACCGGGCGCGGTGGACGACGAACGGCGCCTCATGCTGGACACCTCCCTGTCGGGAACCTGGGCCTGCGTCGGCCTGACCGTCCCGATCGGTGTCGCATCCGACTCGATCCGCTGGGCACGCCAACTGCTCGAACTCGCCGAATCCGGCGCTGTCGCGCAGACCGGAACGCTGTACTGCGAAGACCACCTCGTCACCCTGTGGCTGCGGTCCGACCCCGCCCTCCTGCAACAGTTGGCCCACCGCGAACTCGCCCCGCTCGTCGGCCTCACACCCTCCCGGCGCGAACGGCTCGTCGACACGTTACGCATCTGGATGGCGACCAGGGGCACCGCGGCGCGCATGGGTGAGCTTCTTGACGTGCACCCCCAGACCGTCCGCTACCGCCTGCGGACCCTGGAAGGCATCTTCGGGGACCAGTTGAGCGACCCCGACCGCCGGTTCGCCACGGAACTGGTCCTGCGTGCGACGGCCTTGGAGAACCCGGACCGCTGACGCGCTCCCGCTTGCCAGCCGCGCCCGCCACCCCATATCTTACTGCAAAGTAAGCTTACTTCAGAGTAAGGATGTACGCGTGGCGGACAACATCAGCGACAGGCTGGCCGGGCTGGACTTCGCGTCCGTCTCCCCACAGGAGTTCGCGGGAATCGTCAAGAGCATGTCGGCGAAGGAGATCAACGAGGTCACCCGCGGGGATCTGCGCCGGCACATCCTCAAAGAGGTCTTCGGCCGGATGGAGCGGCAGTTCCGCCCGGAGAGCGCGGGTGCCCTCGAAGCTGTGATCCGCTGGAAGATCACCGGTGAGAGCGACGTGGTCTACGAGACCACGATCTCGGGCGGCGCATGCACCGTCACCGAAGGCCGCACCGACGGCGAGCCGAGACTCACGCTCGTGATGGGTGACGCCGACTTCCTCAAGCTCGTGTCCGGCAACGCCAGCCCCGTGACCCTGTTCATGCTGCGCAAGGTCAAGATCGCCGGCGATGTGGGCCTGGCCTCCGGGCTGACCCGGTACTTCGACATTCCCAAGGCCTGAGGGGAGACCGCGGACATGAGCGGCTTTTCCCTCGAACTCACCGAGGAACAGCGCGACTTGAAGGATTGGGTGCACGGCTTCGCCGCCGAGGTGGTGCGCCCTGCCGCCGCCGAGTGGGACGAGCGTGAAGAGACACCCTGGCCGGTCATCAAAGAGGCCGCCAAGATCGGCCTCTACGGATTCGAGTCCCTCGCCGACATGTACGGCGACCCCAGCGGACTCTCCCTCCAGATCGCCAACGAGGAACTCTTCTGGGGTGACGCGGGCATCGGCATGGCGCTCTTCGGCACCTCACTTGCGGTGGCCGGGATCTTCTCGTCCGGCACCCCGGACCAGCTCGCGGAGTGGGTCCCGCAGTGTTTCGGCGACCAGGACGACCCCCGGCTCGCGGCCTTCTGCGTGTCGGAGCCCCAGGCCGGGTCCGATGTCTCGGCCATGCGCACCCGCGCCCGCTACGACGAGGCGAGCGACGAGTGGGTGATCAACGGCCAGAAGGCATGGATCACCAACGGCGGCATCGCGGACATCCATGTGGTCGTCGCATCGGTCGACCCCGAGCTGGGATCTCGCGGCCAGGCCGCGTTCATCGTGCCGCCCCACACCAACGGCCTGGCCGGCAACCGCAAGATCAAGAAGCTGGGACTGCGTGCCTCGCACACCGCCGATGTGTTTCTCGACGACGTGCGTGTGCCCGGTCACTGCCTACTGGGCGGCAGGGAAAGACTGGACCGCCGGCTCTCCCGTGCCCGCGAGGGCGGCCGGGCGAAGGGCCAGGCGGCCATGGCGACGTTCGAGGTCAGCCGCCCCACGGTGGGCGCCCAGGCGCTCGGGATCGCCCGGGCGGCCTATGAGTACGCCCTGGAATACGCGGGTGACCGGTATGCCTTCGGCCGTCCCGTCATCGAGAACCAGTCCATCGCCTTCGCCCTTGCGGATCTGCGGACCGAGATCGAGTCCGTACGGCTGCTGATCTGGCAGGCCGCCTGGATGGCCCGTAACGACAAGACCTTCGACGCGGGCCAGGGCTCGATGTCCAAGCTGCGGGCCGGCGAACTGGCCGTCGCCGCATCGGAGAAGGCTGTGCAGATACTCGGCGGTGCGGGCTACAGCCGTGATCACCCGGTCGAACGGATGTACCGCGACGCGAAGATCTACACAATTTTCGAGGGCACGAGCGAGATCCAGCGTCTGGTCATCGCGCGGGCGATCTCCGGCCGGCAGATCCGCTGAGCGCCTCCGTCCCCGGCCGTGCCCGGGCGGTACCGCACGTCGGACACGGCCGGGGCTTCGCCGCGTAAGCCGGCGAAGCGGGGCCACGCGGGGGTCCGGTGCCCGCGCCGCGGGTCGGCGCCCGGGACCGAGGATCCCTGAAACGGGAGCCCAGCGGCCTCGGCAGCGCAAGCGACCGGGGCCCTTGAGCCGGGGGGCTCAGCCCTCAAGCCCGGGGGCTCAGCCTTCCGCCGGAGTCTCAGCCCTTCAGCCAGTCCTCGAACGACACGGTGCCCCGCACATCGGGATGCGCCGACGTGGCCGCCCCCGAGCGGAACGCCCTGCCGAAACCGCCGGGCAGCGGTACGGGCAGCAGCAGTGGCCGCTTCCCGGCCGACGTCCGCCAGGCGCGGGCCAGGTCACCCACCTCGCCGATCACAGGTCCTGCCACCTCGACCCGGTCGCGGCGCGGCGGCCGCTCGGCCACCCCGGCCACCGCCCGTGCCACCTCTTCGACCGCGACGGTCTGCAATCTGCCCTTCGGCACCGGGATCACCCCCCACCGCGCGGCGGCCGCGAAACCCGAAGCGACGAAGCCATGGAACTGGGTGGCCCGCACGATGGTCCAGGGGACGCGCCCCTGCTCCACCACTCGCTCCTGTTCGGTCTTCACCCGGTAGTAGCCCATCGGCATCCGGTCACAACCGACGATCGAGACACACACGTGGTGGCCCACACCTGCGGCCTCTTCAGCGGCCAGCAGACGGCGCGACCCCCCGACGAGAGTCCGAGCCGACTTCCTCGCCGAGGCCGACGCACTGTTGGTGGCGTCGACCACGACGTCACAGCCCTTGAGCCCGGCTTCGAGACCTTCTCCCGTGACGAGGTCGACCCGGTACTCCTGGGAACGGCGGCTGAGCACCCGCACTCCGTGTCCGCGCGAGCTCAGTTCTTCGGCGACGGGGCGGCCGAGCGTCCCCGTTCCGCCCACAATGGCGATCTTCATGACCACGGGACGGATCAGGACCGCATGTTTGTGACATCCCGGGACGCCGGTCTACATTTCCGTGGACGACATACCCGGAAGGACGCTCAGATGCCCGAGGTGCCCCCCGAACGCCGGCCGTCCGGCGAGCTCGAGGCGAGTGTGCTGGCGGCGCTGTGGGCAGCAGGCGGGCCGCTGACCCCCGCCGATGTGCAGCGCACGCTCGGCAGGCAGCTCGCCCGCACCACCGTCACCACGATCCTGAGCCGCCTGTACGACAAGGGCTGGGTGGCCCGGACCCGCTCCGGGCGCGGTTTCGCGTACACGCCGACCGAGGACTCCCCCGGTCTCACCGCCCGCCGGATGCACACCGAGCTGGAGAAGGAGGAGGACCGCTCCACCGTCCTCGCCCGTTTCGTCTCCCGGCTCAGCTCCGATGACGAGCAGCTGCTGCGCACCCTCCTGGGGGAACAGGAGAAGTGATCTACGCGGTCTGGGTCCCTCTGCTGATGCCGTTTCTCGCGGTGCCCGCGGCCCGGCAGCTGGCCGAGCTGCCGGCTCCGCGGCACGCGGTACGGCTGCTGGCCGCGACCGCCCTCTTTCTCGGTGTCTGCTCGACCGCGGCCCTGGGGCTGCTGGTGACGGCCGGCGCGCTGCGGCTGCCGCCGGTCGCCGCGCTCGGCCGGCTGATCCGTCCGCCGTCCGGGGGCGGTCCGCTCCCCGTCATCGCAGCGGTGGCCGCCGCCACCCTGATCGGTGTCTGTGTCATCGCGCTGGTACGGACCGTGCTGCGCCAGCGCGCCGAGCTCCACGAGGCGCGACGGCTGGTGGGCGCCGCCGCGCACACCGGCGAGCTGGCCGTCCTGCGGGACGATGGCCCCGACGCGTACGCCCTGCCGGGCCGGCCGGGCAGGATCGTCGTGACCACGGGGATGCTCCAGGCTCTCGACCCCGCAGAGCGCGAGGCCCTGTTCGCCCATGAGCGCGCCCATCTCGCAGGCCGTCATCATCTCTTCCTCGCGGTGGCCGAACTCGCCGCGCTCTGCCACCCGGCGCTGCGAGGGCTTCGGATGCCGCTGGGGTACGCGCTGGAGCGGTGCGCGGACGAGGCGGCCGCCGGGGCGGTCGGGGACCGTTCGCTGGCGGCGCGCGCCATCGGCCGCGCAGCGCTCGCCGCCCATGACGGTGTGCCTGCCTGCCGACCGAGCGTCGTCCTGGCCGCGACTGCGGGGCCTGTCCCGCGCCGGGTCGCCGCGCTGCTGACCCACCGGCCGACCGGCGTGGGCAAGCCCGGACGGCAGGGACACCTCGCCCGGGCGGTGGCCGGGGCTCTGCTGGCCTGTCTCGCCCTTTCGGCGGCCGGTGCACTGGACGCGGCGACGGATCTGCACACCGGTATCGAAGCGGCCCAGGGCGAGACGGGGCGGCACTGAGGGCCCGTTCCTCAGGGGCGCCCGCCACGGCGCTAGCATTCCCGGAATGTTGACGAACTGGGCGGGGAACATCGCCTTCACAGCACAACATCTGGACAGGCCCGCCACGGTCGAGGAGCTCCAGCGGCTCGTCAGGGCGGGCTCGCGGGTACGAGTGCTGGGCAGCGGCCACTCGTTCAACCGGATAGCCGACACGGACGGCACGCTGGTCTCGGTGGCGTCCCTGCCGTCCGAGATCGACGTCGACCGAGCCGCTTCGACAGTCCGTGTCGCGGCGGGGGTGCGGTACGCCGAGCTCGCCCGGCAGGTGCACGCGCAGGGCCTGGCACTGCGCAACATGGCTTCGCTGCCGCACATCTCCGTCGCCGGTTCGGTGGCCACCGGTACGCACGGCTCCGGGGTGGCCAACGGCAGTCTCGCCACCGCCGTGCGCGAACTCGATCTGATCACCGCAGACGGAGAGCTGCTGACACTGAGCCGGGAGCTGGACGGCGACCGCTTCGCCGGAGCCGTCGTGTCGCTCGGCGCGCTCGGCGTCGTCACCTCGCTCACCCTGGACCTGGTGCCCGGCTTCGAGCTGGCGCAGCGCGCGTACACCGGGCTGCCCCTGTCGGTGCTCGACGAGCATGTCGAGGCGGTGACATCGGCCGCCTACAGTGTCAGCCTCTTCACGGACTGGCGCGGCCCGCGCTTCGGTCAGGTGTGGCTCAAGTACGCCGCCGGCCAGGAGCCGGATTTCCCCTGGGCGCCCGAGGCGGCGGGCCCGCTGCACCCCGTGCCGGGGATGTCACCCGTGCACTGCACCCAGCAGCAGGGTGTGCCGGGCCCGTGGCACGAGCGACTGCCGCACTTCCGGGCCGAGTTCACGCCGAGCGCGGGCGAGGAGCTGCAGTCGGAGTATCTGATGGACCGCCGGCACACACTGGCCGCGCTGCACGCCGTCGACGCGATCCGCGACGCCGTGGCGCCGGTGCTCCAGATCTGCGAGGTGCGGACGGTCGCGGGAGACGATCTGTGGCTGAGCCCCGCCTACGGACACGACACGGTCGCGTTCCACTTCACGTGGCTCAAGGACACCGGGGCCGTACTGCCGGTGCTCGGGCTTCTCGAGGAACGGCTCGCCCCGTTCGCTGCCCGCCCGCACTGGGGAAAGCTCTTCACCGTACCCGCCGGCGTACTGCCCGGCCGCTACCCGAAGCTGGCCGACTTCCGTGAGCTGGCCAGGGAACTCGACCCGACGGGCAAGTTCACCAACGCGTTCCTGGCCCCGGTCCTTCGCGGCGTCTGAGCCACCCTGACCGACGGCGCGGCCTTCCCCGGATACTTTCGACAACCCCTTTACTAACCCCTTGCCGATCACACGGTGCGCGTCATAGCCTGACCTTCCGTCGTGTTGCCGAAGGGCTGGGGGCTGTCATCACAGGCACATCCCGCGACATCCGTACGGCCAACCGCTACCGGGTACTGCGGCAGATCATCGCCTCGTCCCCGGTGTCCCGGCAGGAACTGGCGACGGTCACCGGGCTCAGCCTGGCGACCGTCGCCACTCTGGTCGGCGAACTCCTCGAACTCGGCCTGCTCACCGACGTCGGCTTCGAGGACTCCGACGGCGGCCGGCCGCGCGGGCTCGTCGCGGTCGCTCCTTCCCGGGGCGCGCTGATCGGTGTCGATATCGCCGAGACCTACGTCCATGTCGAGATCTTCGACCTCACGCTGACCGTGCTGGCGCAGGCGGCGGTGGTGCTGAAACCCGGCGCCAAACGGCCTGAGCACGTGGTCGCCCATGTCGCCGCGGGCATCGCATCGGTCGTGGAGCAGTCCGGGACCGAGCCCGGGCAGGTGCTGGGCGCCGGAATCAGCATGCCGGGCCAGGTGGACCGTGCGACGGGCTCGGTGGTGTACGCGGCCAACTGGGGCTGGCACGAGGTGCCCCTGCTGAGCCTGCTGGCCGAGCACATCTCCTACCCGCTCCACCTCGACAACCCGCTGCATGCCTGTACGGTCGCCGAGCTCTGGTTCGGCGCGGCACGCGGCAGCTCCGACGCGGTTGTCGTCAACCTGGGCACCGGAGTGGGCGCCGGAATCGCCATCGGCGGCACGTTGCACCGGGGAGCCACCAACTCCGCGGGAGAGTGGGGGCACACCACCCTGGTGCTCGACGGACGGCTCTGCCACTGCGGCAACCGCGGCTGCGTCGAGGCCTATGCGGGCGCGCCCGGCATCATGCAGCAGCTGCGGGACATCAGCCCCGCCAGCCCGCTGCTGCACCCGGACGACCAGACGGCGACCATCCTCGCGCTGGCATCCGCGCTGGAGGGCGGCGACCCGGTGGCGGCGCAGGTGATCCGGGAGACGGCCCGCTATCTCGGGGCAGCCGTGGCTGACCTGATCCAGCTGCTCAATCCGGAAGTGATCGTGCTCAGCAGCTGGGTCGCCGCCGCGCTCGGCACGCCCCTGCTCGACGGGGTGCGCACGGCCGTGGCCGCCCGCACCCCGGCCCGGCCGTTCGCCGCGGCCGAGATCGTGCTGAGCCCGATCTCCTCCGACCCGGTGAGTCTGGGTGCCGCGACCTTCGCACTCGAAGGGGCACTCGCCGCCGCACGGCAGAACACCAGGAGAGCGGTCCGGCGCTGACGCGCCCCAGGGCCAGGACTTCCCCGAGGAGAGCCATGAGCACCACCTACCACGAAGACGTGGCACCCGGCACCGGCGCACTTCCGCCGCGCGCCCGGTACCAGGAATCCGACGCCTTCAGCCTGACCCTGAACGGTAGTTGGCGCTTCCGGCTCGCGCCGGCCGCGGACACCCACGACGAGTCGTTCGCCGCACCGGGGTACGACACCGGGGCGTGGGACGAGATCGCCGTACCCGGGCACTGGGTGC contains:
- a CDS encoding DUF6801 domain-containing protein, producing the protein MRWAIGGRGIARIAALGLCALVAGFLPMGVSHAKDQQVKAELSYLCQFPSGAQRIDVEFIGSFPESGVAGQAIQPGEVTIGISLPQTVLGRLVPLDSDAVTGSATLTAGVSQGTDQAVAAWADLAAERTVIPESDDLAVEFAGQVPSVTVPAAGPVVFRAGALAFELAPIRSATPSPTASHGAPPAPPAPPAAAEPVRVKCSVAVEQDLTLARVPVSGESTLPVPSPSATAGGKNARPAPRDAIRVAPSPSATRTDCPPSPTGSLDVSRLPHPSPPPFEVPDLVPQPLCAYADGYTNVKKLGEAALVNDPYDDPGITNLLTGVRVTLDYTHGNIEADTVGDLKVAPGRSTFLAFGFMPTSAKMQFITDEPLTIYSTSRFQEPFDVPVVTTLGTHIGLRIYDVKVNGVPLDVGSKCRTSKPIDLVLRGTSDAQSGDVDGIPDYEIDTGGALFGKVDIPSFTGCGTGSDLDPIFTSAISGPDNEIKMIQGAPCFIGNPDKPGCSPIEVPKPQR
- a CDS encoding helix-turn-helix domain-containing protein, translating into MPGPAHSPDADEPLSPLPQEFAAIMRPELPSLIKEIAAEVTRAYPEYARLLSGPYRESIRVGVEQNLTVFVDQVASPTASSTVRDEMCRRFGRFEAYEGRSLDTLQGAYRLGARVALRRAKRVGRRYNLSPALMLSFADALFAYVDQLESVTREGYLDVESPAAGERTAALRRRLLHLILAGSPVSRTSIADLADQAAWPLPESVTMVALPSRSAVSAGAFAGDVIADMNDPQPHLLIPGAVDDERRLMLDTSLSGTWACVGLTVPIGVASDSIRWARQLLELAESGAVAQTGTLYCEDHLVTLWLRSDPALLQQLAHRELAPLVGLTPSRRERLVDTLRIWMATRGTAARMGELLDVHPQTVRYRLRTLEGIFGDQLSDPDRRFATELVLRATALENPDR
- a CDS encoding SCP2 sterol-binding domain-containing protein; its protein translation is MADNISDRLAGLDFASVSPQEFAGIVKSMSAKEINEVTRGDLRRHILKEVFGRMERQFRPESAGALEAVIRWKITGESDVVYETTISGGACTVTEGRTDGEPRLTLVMGDADFLKLVSGNASPVTLFMLRKVKIAGDVGLASGLTRYFDIPKA
- a CDS encoding acyl-CoA dehydrogenase family protein produces the protein MSGFSLELTEEQRDLKDWVHGFAAEVVRPAAAEWDEREETPWPVIKEAAKIGLYGFESLADMYGDPSGLSLQIANEELFWGDAGIGMALFGTSLAVAGIFSSGTPDQLAEWVPQCFGDQDDPRLAAFCVSEPQAGSDVSAMRTRARYDEASDEWVINGQKAWITNGGIADIHVVVASVDPELGSRGQAAFIVPPHTNGLAGNRKIKKLGLRASHTADVFLDDVRVPGHCLLGGRERLDRRLSRAREGGRAKGQAAMATFEVSRPTVGAQALGIARAAYEYALEYAGDRYAFGRPVIENQSIAFALADLRTEIESVRLLIWQAAWMARNDKTFDAGQGSMSKLRAGELAVAASEKAVQILGGAGYSRDHPVERMYRDAKIYTIFEGTSEIQRLVIARAISGRQIR
- a CDS encoding SDR family oxidoreductase → MKIAIVGGTGTLGRPVAEELSSRGHGVRVLSRRSQEYRVDLVTGEGLEAGLKGCDVVVDATNSASASARKSARTLVGGSRRLLAAEEAAGVGHHVCVSIVGCDRMPMGYYRVKTEQERVVEQGRVPWTIVRATQFHGFVASGFAAAARWGVIPVPKGRLQTVAVEEVARAVAGVAERPPRRDRVEVAGPVIGEVGDLARAWRTSAGKRPLLLPVPLPGGFGRAFRSGAATSAHPDVRGTVSFEDWLKG
- a CDS encoding BlaI/MecI/CopY family transcriptional regulator produces the protein MPEVPPERRPSGELEASVLAALWAAGGPLTPADVQRTLGRQLARTTVTTILSRLYDKGWVARTRSGRGFAYTPTEDSPGLTARRMHTELEKEEDRSTVLARFVSRLSSDDEQLLRTLLGEQEK
- a CDS encoding M56 family metallopeptidase, whose product is MIYAVWVPLLMPFLAVPAARQLAELPAPRHAVRLLAATALFLGVCSTAALGLLVTAGALRLPPVAALGRLIRPPSGGGPLPVIAAVAAATLIGVCVIALVRTVLRQRAELHEARRLVGAAAHTGELAVLRDDGPDAYALPGRPGRIVVTTGMLQALDPAEREALFAHERAHLAGRHHLFLAVAELAALCHPALRGLRMPLGYALERCADEAAAGAVGDRSLAARAIGRAALAAHDGVPACRPSVVLAATAGPVPRRVAALLTHRPTGVGKPGRQGHLARAVAGALLACLALSAAGALDAATDLHTGIEAAQGETGRH
- a CDS encoding FAD-binding protein, which produces MLTNWAGNIAFTAQHLDRPATVEELQRLVRAGSRVRVLGSGHSFNRIADTDGTLVSVASLPSEIDVDRAASTVRVAAGVRYAELARQVHAQGLALRNMASLPHISVAGSVATGTHGSGVANGSLATAVRELDLITADGELLTLSRELDGDRFAGAVVSLGALGVVTSLTLDLVPGFELAQRAYTGLPLSVLDEHVEAVTSAAYSVSLFTDWRGPRFGQVWLKYAAGQEPDFPWAPEAAGPLHPVPGMSPVHCTQQQGVPGPWHERLPHFRAEFTPSAGEELQSEYLMDRRHTLAALHAVDAIRDAVAPVLQICEVRTVAGDDLWLSPAYGHDTVAFHFTWLKDTGAVLPVLGLLEERLAPFAARPHWGKLFTVPAGVLPGRYPKLADFRELARELDPTGKFTNAFLAPVLRGV
- a CDS encoding ROK family protein, translated to MTGTSRDIRTANRYRVLRQIIASSPVSRQELATVTGLSLATVATLVGELLELGLLTDVGFEDSDGGRPRGLVAVAPSRGALIGVDIAETYVHVEIFDLTLTVLAQAAVVLKPGAKRPEHVVAHVAAGIASVVEQSGTEPGQVLGAGISMPGQVDRATGSVVYAANWGWHEVPLLSLLAEHISYPLHLDNPLHACTVAELWFGAARGSSDAVVVNLGTGVGAGIAIGGTLHRGATNSAGEWGHTTLVLDGRLCHCGNRGCVEAYAGAPGIMQQLRDISPASPLLHPDDQTATILALASALEGGDPVAAQVIRETARYLGAAVADLIQLLNPEVIVLSSWVAAALGTPLLDGVRTAVAARTPARPFAAAEIVLSPISSDPVSLGAATFALEGALAAARQNTRRAVRR